The genomic window TCATACTGAGGACCAGATGATCATCTTCCACTCAAAACCGTACTACCTTCGTTTACACCTGCCTGGCCGAGTGCTAGACGATGACAGAAACGAAGCAGCCTATGATGTGGACAAGGGGACCTACACGGCCAGAATTGTCAAGGAAACCAAAGGGGAGGTGTTTGAGGGCCTGGACATGCTGACCAAGCTGCTGACTCCCCCTGAAGCCAGATGGAAGTCAGAACTGAAGCCCAATCTTGTGGAAGAGATTGGCTCGTCGGATGCCATTTCAGAACAAACTGAAATGTGTGGAAGCAGCTGTGGAGACGGCGACAACAGTGAAGGGACAGGGTTGGATGATGACATTGACTGGTTCATTGACCAGTGTGATTCATCGGACACGGAAACCAGTGACATTATGAGTGGATCAAAGTACGGGTTTGCTCAAAGAAAATCTGGGTTTTCTCAAAAGCTGATGCTGGAATTTTCAGACATTTTTGATGTCAAGGACCCTGATAGCTTAAGCAGttcagagaaaaaacagaagagacaTGCCCATGAGGCAGACCATTTCAATGATGACTATTATCTGGCAGACTTGTATGACAACAGTGAAATTCCTGACATTTTGAACTTCAAGCCGTGGTGGGTTGATATGAGCAAGGGATGTACTTTGACGCCAGAGGCAAAAGAAAAGATGCTGAACCTACCAAAGAAGAGCTATCTACTTGATGCTGAGGAACTGAATGGTGTCTACCTGGGTCTTGTGGACTTAATATTTGCCTATGCCTACAACCACAGAGTTCTGTATGGAGAGAACAATGTTGAATCTGGATGGACAATTGCTAAGCTTGCCTCAACACTGTCTTGGCTTGGTACCTTCACATGTCTGCGGGATGTTGTGGTCACATGCTTTCGCAGAGCTCTAGTCTTCCCTCTTTATCGAAATTGGGATGTGTGTGTAAAAGTTCTGGAAGATGTGCGGACTCTGTTTGCTGGCGGGAAGAAAGTGCTGCTGAAGTGCCTGCTTGACATCCACTCTTGCATGATTGTCAGTGATCCACGTTTCATCTTCAACGACCTCTACATCACTGACTACTGTGTGTGGATTCAGTCTGCAAGGAGCAAACACATTCAGTCCTTGGCCACAGCTTTACAGATTCTGGCAGTGTCCAAGAAAGATGTGGGGCTGGACCTGGAAGAACTGGAGTTGGCAGCATCAATGGTACTGAGGGAGCAAgaaggtgacagtggtgttgaAGACATTACACACAGAGTGGGTCAGATTGATGTTGGTCAGCCAACTTCACCTCTGGAttctgatgatgacagtgaccagGACCAGAGAAAGGACAAGAAAGAAGTTACAagtgaagaagaaacagaggaaagTGAAGATGATAgcgacgatgaagatgaagagGACAGTGGAGACGAAGAGGAAAGTGAACATGAATACAGGGAAGGTAAAAAAGAGACTGAAGATGTTAGAGATGAGGACAGTGATGCTGTGAAAGTAGAAAGCAGTGGGAGCAAGTGATAGTTGAGAAAGGTTCTGATGAGTGACACTCGACCACTCTACTGATGGCAGACAGAAGGCACCAAAATTAGTTACATTCCCATGTACATGATCACCAGAAGAAAAAATGATGCTCTGACAGAGTGTGTGGCTAAACTGGAGAAAAGCTTTGTGATGTCAGAAAATGACAAGTTCCAGTTAAGATTAGTAAAAATCATCATCTGGGAAGGAATTGTTTCTAATTATTTTCACCAGTTGTTTATCAAGCACAAGCAGGATTACATCAGAACAGAAAACTGTTGTTATAGAAGAAAAGGGGCTGGAAGGTGTGGgcatgttttttatttttttattttattagaaCATATATCCAGTAACACTGACACACCACTTTAGCTTTGTCAATCTGTGCATGACCATTTGCCTGGAATTAAAACTCTTCATAATAATATATAGTTCCAAACAGTGTAAATTTTTGTTTTGGTAAGATGAgggcgttttgtttttgttttttccaggtttggctttttttcctcgtctgacaatgaatgaatgtttgATTTTTGGATGAGAGTGTCAACTATGATAAGAAGTTGTATGCAGCATGCCTCTGGCACTTGTAACAGCATGCAACATGTGCATGTAGACTGGTCAAAGGATGGGGGTGCTGCAGTGATGTTTTCTTCCAGGGAAGATCAGCTGAACATTTTCACAGATTTTAAAGTTAGTTGAGGTAAGGAGTTGATGTGACTGCCATTTGTGGGAAGCAGTTTACATAACAGGATAATAATTGTGGTCAGTGTCacagtttttagtttcagtttttcaaggtgtcactgtgttttgaCAAATCCAATATACACtacacatttgctaggcagataccCGACAGCATAACCTAACACACTTCTCAGGCcttgtatgcatgcatacgtatttgtgtacctatcagagtggatttcttttgcagaattttgccagagaacaacacatttgttgccatgggttatttttcagtgtgctaagtgcatgctgcacatgtgacctTGGTTTAACGTCTTGTCTGAATGACCAgccactcagtttgattttccagtcaaacatggggagaaagggtgagagcaggattaaAACCTAGACCCTCAGACAGTGATACAGCACTGGTTAAcagtttcaaaaagaattgaatacaagctttctgctctgacgtttCCTGCTCTCTCAAGCTCTGGTCCTCGCaacctctctgacctccttgaagtgtacattccaacttgtcaccttcgttctgcttgtcaccttcgttctgcttctgacaCCAGGCTATTAAAAATCCCTGTTGcaaagaagaagcaacagggtcAGAGATCTTCTCTTTTCAGGCCCCATCATTGTGGGACAAAGTGCCAGAAAATTTTTGACTGTCTCACTGAAATCTTTTaagcctgctctgaaaacacatcttttccaacattttttttttggtgctggtcttggtatgatctggttttaaatgcatgctttattgtTGCCATGTATGTGTGACTGGATGCTAGTGAGTATCCGTGCATTCATGTGTATGTAAGTGCCTGAggtgtgttgcagggatgcgttttctggagggtgtcatcggtgggtgggtggtttccaatgttcaggtGCATGAGTGTAGAaagaaatgtaaagcgctttgagcagtatttctggaaaaaatgtgctatataaatgtaaatGTCCAGTAATATTGTTATTATAagcctcttaaccattctgccagcttgCTCCATATTACAAAacgtggggttgggtgggtgggaatCTGTAGTCAGATACAGGACAGATAAATAAATTTAACATGCTCTAGccagtagttgtttgttgttgtttctacaaaactttttaatttttttaactgTTCAATAATGTGTATCTTTGAAATTCTAGAGAAacattttcaagaaaaaaaatatcttgcAGACAAAAGTATAATTTCCTGGCAAGTCAGTTCCAGCCATTCACACCTAATTTTAATCAATATCAAGAGTTCACATCTTAGTCTTTTCAGCCAGCTCAACCTTTAAGGTCAAAagtgaaattttgtgtgtgtgaaaggaagcagatttggggaaacaaaaaaaatgggacaGAGGGTGAGCAGACAGAACAAATTTGAATATCAATTTTGATCTTTATAGCTGTTGCTTCTCATTTTGTTATGAGCCTTACAAGGTGCACTGTATGTATTGTGAAACAATTAAAATAAGATCTTTAAAGCActgagtggagtgagggaaaCTATGAGAAAAAGTATGGAACAAAACAATATTCTGAAATAAGTCAGGGAAGAGATAACAGTATCTCAAAGCTATGTAAAAGTGTTAAAAGTGTctttggaaaaaaaggaaaaatagatGTCTGCATCACactgttgaggggggtggggttgtgaatTGGTTGAAAGCTTGAGTGTATCACTTCTGCAGGAGATCAGTTTAAAATCTTGTGCTTGTCATTAGCAGAGTTTGAAAACGAAAtcctgtttctgttctgtttagcATTTTCATTTTCGGTAGCAAGGGAACTAAACTATGAAACTCAAGACATGTGACAAGACCTTTCAAGCCATTGCTCACATGAAGGCATTCTAGGCATTAAAGGTGGAACCAGCAATTCttgctttttttatataattttttttttaaagggaaacaaAAACTTTCAGAAAAATGTTTACAGTTATTACCTTTAATAAGACAGATGTACATATTGTGCTCCAACACAGGTTAAAGCAACTAATAAacttattttggtatatctttcTGTTTGAATGATTTTAGAATATTTCATACCTGTCAAAATTTTGTGTCCATTTGAATTCTTTCGTGacagttgaggtgtgtgtgtgtgttcagtcacatTGAATCATGTACGTAAATTTTCAATATTTGGAATTTGCATGCAGCAACTCATTTATTTTGCTTCATTTCCCcacttttcccttcccttcctttcccaacACTGTAAATACAAAGGTAATCTCTGTTTTCCATCTGCTGTCATGGAAAGTGGGCagtctacaatttttttttttttttttttttttacaacacatGCACAATGCTTATACTCCAGATGCACTGGAAAATGACTTTGCTGGATAAATACAGGTTAAAATTTGATGGCATAGGTATGTCCAGTGTGGAAATTGTGTTCAAAACAACTGTTTTGATCCACAATTTTACAGTGCAGTCAAGCAAAATCTGGAGTGGTGGACTTGTGGATAAAACACAAAACATATGACAGGGAAATTAGTCCTGTGTTTGATTCAAGCTTCACCAAGATTCTTGATGGACCTCTCCTCTGCTACGCTTCAAGTGTTGGTCATGCAATAGTTTTTCATATGAGACAATACAATGGTGTCCCATGTGTTGCATAGAAGTTTTTCAAATGAGATTATAATAATGACATCCCATGAACAGCATACACTTACAGCAAGTAAAAGAATTATGGCAACAAGAAAGTTGTCTCAAACGAAAGTACATAGTAAAATTCAGTTTCATACCAGTGGTTCAAATTCAAGATAACATACTGaccaaaaaagagaataaaaatgaTATTTCAACGCTGGAATGAGCTCTCCCTTGGGAAAGCAACCCTGATTCCTCACAAGAAGTCAGTTGCATAAGAAAATAATGCAACACTTTCAGAAGACCGCTTACAAGGAGTAGGACACGGAGGAGGATGCAATGATGTTCTCACAGCTTGTTACCATTTATTGTCTAGAACAGGACCTCatagactctgtattggcagatgagtgtcttcaccattctgccactttccaaGGAGCTGCAGCCAGCTTAACTAACATTGAGTTCAGTTCATGTAATGATATTTAACATCACCAATAAAACTCAACTCTTCCACACAATGTTTTTCATGAAAGTTCAACTTTATTTAAACGCAttaagacacagaaacacattcaAAATCACTTCACACCCTTCACATCAAAAGTCCAACAACTGAACTCAAACATACATCAAAGTTACATGCACAGtcaaagcatttgtgtgtgtgaaaggatggGGAGCATGGAGAGGAGAGggtaagaaaagaagagaggggacTGCGGACTTCCTGACCGACGATGATGAGAAATCAAACAAAAGAACAGCCTGCATGAACTGATCTtatcatactgaaaaaaaaaagatgaaaaaaagccCAACTCTCAACCCTCTCAGGGGAAGGGAATATGTTGGATTCACTTGCCTCAGTTATGACTCAGTAATCAATGTTGTTAAAAAGGTCACATTATTTGgctaaaaaccaaaacaaatattTCCAAATGACATGCCACAGTATCTTGTGTGGTCCACTTTAGTTGCTCAATATGTAATATCAAATTTTTGCTTTCAGAcactatgtatctatctattgttATATCCTTATCTTTTAGACAGTGACATCCAATATAGTTAAGCATCAATCCCTTGGAAGatatgattttaaaaatattttttacaaTATGATTTGTTATTATTTGCTTTTAAATACTTCCTTTCAGTCATCAATACTGCGAATGACACAGGCCATCAGTCCAGGAGCCCAGTATGGTGACAGATGGTGACAGTGATATAGAAAAGAGCACCATGATGCTCCCTATCGCTGCTGCTGCTTGGAGAGGACAAGTTCTCGCAGACTGTTCTCACTCTCCTTTAGACTCTTCTCCAGGTACTCCTTGCTCACCTGCACACAAAGGAGGTGTGACATGAGATCTTCATAATGAATGATGAAAGGAACAGGTGGATAGTTCAGTGCAAAaacttgtttttttccagttatcGGACCCATACTCAGTGTGCCTTGAAAACACAGACCACCACATGCCTTATTTGATGGATACAGTCAATCAATCTCCCTTAAAACATCCTCCGAATCTGAGCcttactttgactttgactttcagAAAATACTGATCACCATAACAGGAAAACATATTGGGGATATTAATTTGAAACATTCATCTGCACAGTCAAGAAATTTACAGATATAATAAACATTGCCATAAACATAGCAACCTATCACCTGATCTGCTTTCCACTTGTCACACAAGAAGTAACAGTGTACACAACAATAACCAATGCAGCTCTTAATATCTGAAAGATTTTGAGAGAAAAGGGCACCACATTCAGTTAGACCTCTTTAAAGTACATGTTTTATTCAAAGTGAATCTGTTATAAAGAACTGTGCCGCTTTGGTATATTACATCAAGACTCAGAAGTTGTGTTCAAGATAACTGAAACAACCTGCTGGTGGAAATTATCTTTAGTCAAAACTTGGAGCCTGCTCAGTTTAATTTGAACAGTGTAAATCAAGGAAACATTAAAAAGCATTCAACAAACTAATATACGCATCTACTGTATAGTTAACtaaaaagaaataaggaagaaaaaaaaaacaactgatgacaCAAAATGCCTTCTTTCTTATACCATTCCAAGCGTATTTATTTTGACTTAAATCCTGCTTTTTGCACACCATGATCATATACACTGAGCTAACAGACAAGTCTTTATCATCCCACAAActtcaaataaaatggaacaaatATCTGCCACTTTTTATCACTTTAGTCTAAATAGCAATTATGTAAATTTAATGCAAGTTGAAAAGACAAGCAAAtaattgtttaaaataatatGATACAAATTACAACTTTCAAGTGCAGTATGTCATTCAGAAATCAAATCAATTTATTATCAAAAAGCGTggacaagaaaagaagaattagtagaaaaaaagagtgaaatgTTAGTCTCTGAAACACCGCTCAAGAAATCTTGAGTGAAAATCTTATCAAGCAGAGTCAGAAGACCAGCCATTTGCCTTACCTCAATGGTCTTAATCTTCTCGTCTGCCAACTTCTGTTTCTTTGATAAACTGTCTCGGATCGTTGGGACAGACATCAGCAGAAACCTGAAATACAAATGTCCAGAAATAAAAGCTATATTGTGCCAATATAAATAATAT from Babylonia areolata isolate BAREFJ2019XMU chromosome 1, ASM4173473v1, whole genome shotgun sequence includes these protein-coding regions:
- the LOC143287724 gene encoding protein SHQ1 homolog, whose amino-acid sequence is MLTPKFDLSQDDSFITLIIYAPYTNVAEAQFHTEDQMIIFHSKPYYLRLHLPGRVLDDDRNEAAYDVDKGTYTARIVKETKGEVFEGLDMLTKLLTPPEARWKSELKPNLVEEIGSSDAISEQTEMCGSSCGDGDNSEGTGLDDDIDWFIDQCDSSDTETSDIMSGSKYGFAQRKSGFSQKLMLEFSDIFDVKDPDSLSSSEKKQKRHAHEADHFNDDYYLADLYDNSEIPDILNFKPWWVDMSKGCTLTPEAKEKMLNLPKKSYLLDAEELNGVYLGLVDLIFAYAYNHRVLYGENNVESGWTIAKLASTLSWLGTFTCLRDVVVTCFRRALVFPLYRNWDVCVKVLEDVRTLFAGGKKVLLKCLLDIHSCMIVSDPRFIFNDLYITDYCVWIQSARSKHIQSLATALQILAVSKKDVGLDLEELELAASMVLREQEGDSGVEDITHRVGQIDVGQPTSPLDSDDDSDQDQRKDKKEVTSEEETEESEDDSDDEDEEDSGDEEESEHEYREGKKETEDVRDEDSDAVKVESSGSK